A section of the Flavobacteriales bacterium genome encodes:
- the mdh gene encoding malate dehydrogenase has protein sequence MKITVVGAGNVGATCADACARWELANEVVLLDIKEGFAEGKALDLWQTAPISLFDSRITGSTNDYAKTAGSDVVVITSGLPRKPGMSRDDLIATNANIVKSVTEQVVKHSPEAIIIVVSNPLDVMTYCAFLTSKFPAQRVFGMAGILDTARYRAFLATELNVSPKDIQAVLMGGHGDTMVPLPRYTTVGGIPVTELIAEDKLNAIVERTKKGGGEIVNLLGTSAWYAPGTAAAQMVEAIVRDQKRVFPVCAWLTGEYGLKDVYMGVPVVLGRNGIERIIELKLTKDEQALCNASAKAVKEVMDVLDKMNNVPA, from the coding sequence ATGAAGATCACCGTCGTGGGAGCGGGCAACGTGGGCGCCACGTGCGCCGATGCCTGTGCCCGTTGGGAGCTCGCCAATGAAGTGGTGCTGCTCGACATCAAGGAAGGCTTTGCCGAGGGCAAGGCGCTCGACCTGTGGCAGACCGCGCCCATCAGCCTGTTCGACAGCCGCATCACCGGCAGCACGAACGACTATGCCAAGACCGCGGGCAGCGATGTGGTGGTGATCACCAGCGGCCTGCCGCGCAAGCCGGGGATGAGCCGCGATGACCTCATCGCCACCAACGCCAACATCGTCAAGAGCGTCACCGAGCAGGTGGTGAAGCACAGCCCCGAGGCGATCATCATCGTGGTGAGCAACCCGCTCGATGTGATGACCTATTGCGCCTTCCTCACCAGCAAGTTCCCCGCCCAGCGCGTGTTCGGCATGGCCGGCATCCTGGACACGGCCCGGTACCGCGCCTTCCTGGCCACCGAACTGAACGTGAGCCCCAAGGACATCCAGGCGGTGCTCATGGGCGGCCACGGCGACACCATGGTGCCTCTGCCGCGCTACACCACCGTGGGCGGCATCCCGGTCACCGAGCTGATCGCCGAGGACAAGCTCAACGCCATCGTGGAACGGACCAAGAAGGGCGGCGGCGAGATCGTGAACCTGCTCGGCACCAGCGCCTGGTACGCCCCCGGTACGGCCGCGGCCCAGATGGTGGAGGCCATCGTGCGCGACCAGAAGCGCGTGTTCCCCGTGTGCGCCTGGCTCACCGGTGAGTACGGCCTGAAGGACGTGTACATGGGCGTGCCCGTGGTGCTGGGTCGCAACGGCATCGAGCGCATCATCGAGCTCAAGCTCACCAAGGACGAACAGGCGCTCTGCAACGCCAGCGCCAAAGCCGTGAAGGAGGTGATGGACGTGCTGGACAAGATGAACAACGTGCCGGCCTGA
- a CDS encoding sigma-70 family RNA polymerase sigma factor, with amino-acid sequence MPPGLATDPIEHRLPTVQHVEGGLEPGFEPIIDGCIAGEHRSQQRVYELFYGKMLAVCLRYTKNTDQAKDILQDGFIKVFRSMDRFNRSGSFEGWIRRIMVNTAIDHFRRTKNAYLLLGEERSIEDFGDQDEEDVLEDNSGEEEMDLKPADVINAMQKLTPAYRTVFNLYVFEEMTHKEIADMLGINVGTSKSNLAKAKNNLKKMLRKERKLL; translated from the coding sequence ATGCCTCCCGGCCTGGCAACCGACCCCATCGAGCATCGTCTGCCTACCGTGCAGCACGTGGAGGGAGGGCTTGAGCCCGGCTTCGAGCCCATCATCGATGGATGCATCGCAGGCGAACACCGCAGCCAGCAGCGGGTGTATGAGCTTTTCTACGGGAAGATGCTGGCCGTATGCCTGCGCTACACCAAGAACACCGACCAGGCGAAGGACATCCTGCAGGACGGCTTCATCAAGGTGTTCCGCAGCATGGACCGGTTCAACCGGAGCGGCAGTTTCGAGGGCTGGATCCGGCGGATCATGGTGAACACGGCCATCGACCATTTCCGGCGCACGAAGAACGCCTACCTGCTGCTGGGCGAGGAGCGCAGCATCGAGGATTTCGGCGACCAGGATGAAGAGGACGTGCTGGAGGACAACAGCGGCGAGGAGGAGATGGACCTGAAGCCGGCGGACGTGATCAATGCCATGCAGAAGCTGACACCGGCCTACCGGACGGTGTTCAACCTGTACGTGTTCGAGGAGATGACCCACAAGGAGATCGCCGACATGCTCGGCATCAACGTGGGCACCTCCAAGAGCAATCTGGCGAAGGCGAAGAACAACCTGAAAAAGATGCTCAGGAAGGAGCGCAAGCTGCTCTGA
- a CDS encoding VCBS repeat-containing protein, whose translation MHTSLLPFAAGLLMLGAPAHAQFVLRHDGSLPVTRNGNAVPMAWAGGLNWCQVSQADLDQDGTKDIFIFDRAGDEVVVVLHDGVPGSTNYSYDPVLSSTWPFNELDSWALLRDYNCDGKEDLFGYVPGQGGFGVYKNVSDGNGLEFELAFNLVGSNYVPTWSPNLYVTQVDVPAIDDIDADGDLDVLTFSIFGSYVEYHKNLSMELYGTCDSLVYEVRNRCWGYFSENVNNNSTQLNHPCGFNVPNPEFPLEPGVIAEAVEALQQRGHQAVRTRGDEVVDGRSAAHVGSTLLSLDLDGDTVKELILGDISFNTLNALFNGGGLNDALMVAQDSTYPVQDVPVSLPVFPGAYHVDVNNDGKRDLVVSPNATSLTHNFQSVWYYLNTGTDAVPVFDQQSTSLWQGDMLDFGEGAYPVPFDHNGDGLMDLIVANYGYYNPGGDYPGKLALLENTGSATAPAFTLVTDDYMSLSTSGIGAAMYPAFGDLDGDGDKDLIIGDLQGRMHFFRNTTTGPVAAFTLETPNITDNNGDVMDVGQFATPQLVQVDNDALLDLIVGERNGNINYFRNTGTSAAPIWTATEDSLGGVVVNEWWNVTGYSVPWMFLNSDGERELVVGSESGWIHQYKNIDGNLNGVFTLVDSTFQEIREGMRSSMTLVDINGDGHLDAFTGNYRGGIGFWRNDAGVGINGPMAGAAATLTLRPNPAGDRVELLLGDDFTNGMTYRVVGPTGQLVLSGRVEQARQGIDISRLSPGAYAVWVEGGAVAQRGRLMVLR comes from the coding sequence ATGCACACCTCGCTCCTTCCCTTCGCCGCCGGGCTCCTCATGCTCGGCGCACCGGCCCACGCCCAGTTCGTCCTGCGCCACGACGGCAGCCTGCCCGTGACGCGGAACGGCAACGCCGTCCCGATGGCCTGGGCGGGCGGGCTCAACTGGTGCCAGGTGTCACAGGCCGATCTGGACCAGGATGGTACCAAGGACATCTTCATCTTCGACCGGGCCGGGGACGAGGTGGTGGTGGTGCTGCACGATGGCGTGCCGGGCAGTACGAACTACAGCTACGACCCCGTGCTGAGCAGCACCTGGCCGTTCAACGAGCTGGACAGCTGGGCCCTGCTGCGCGACTACAACTGCGATGGCAAGGAGGACCTCTTCGGCTATGTGCCGGGCCAGGGCGGCTTCGGGGTGTACAAGAACGTGAGCGATGGCAACGGGCTGGAGTTCGAGCTCGCCTTCAACCTGGTGGGCAGCAACTACGTGCCCACCTGGAGCCCCAACCTGTACGTGACGCAGGTGGACGTTCCGGCCATCGACGACATCGACGCCGACGGTGACCTGGACGTGCTCACCTTCAGCATCTTCGGGTCGTACGTGGAGTACCACAAGAACCTCAGCATGGAGCTGTACGGCACCTGCGACAGCCTGGTGTACGAGGTGCGCAACCGGTGCTGGGGCTACTTCAGCGAGAACGTGAACAACAACTCCACCCAACTGAACCACCCCTGCGGCTTCAACGTGCCGAACCCGGAGTTCCCCCTGGAGCCGGGTGTGATCGCCGAAGCGGTGGAGGCCCTGCAGCAACGCGGTCACCAGGCCGTGCGCACCCGGGGCGACGAGGTGGTCGACGGGCGATCCGCAGCGCACGTGGGCAGCACCCTGCTGAGCCTCGACCTCGATGGCGACACCGTGAAGGAGCTGATCCTGGGCGACATCTCCTTCAACACCCTGAACGCCCTGTTCAACGGAGGCGGCCTGAACGACGCGCTGATGGTGGCCCAGGATAGCACCTACCCCGTGCAGGACGTGCCGGTGTCCCTGCCGGTGTTCCCCGGTGCCTACCACGTGGACGTGAACAACGATGGCAAGCGCGACCTGGTGGTGAGCCCCAACGCCACCAGCCTGACGCACAACTTCCAGAGCGTTTGGTACTACCTGAACACGGGCACCGATGCGGTGCCGGTGTTCGATCAACAGAGCACCTCCCTCTGGCAGGGTGACATGCTGGACTTCGGCGAAGGGGCCTATCCGGTGCCCTTCGACCACAACGGCGACGGGCTGATGGACCTGATCGTGGCCAACTACGGCTACTACAACCCTGGCGGCGACTACCCCGGCAAGCTGGCGCTGCTGGAGAACACGGGCAGCGCCACGGCACCGGCGTTCACCCTGGTGACGGACGACTACATGAGCTTGAGCACGAGCGGCATCGGCGCGGCCATGTACCCGGCCTTCGGTGACCTGGACGGCGACGGGGACAAGGACCTGATCATCGGCGACCTTCAGGGGCGGATGCACTTCTTCCGCAACACCACCACGGGACCGGTGGCCGCTTTCACGCTGGAGACCCCGAACATCACGGACAACAACGGGGATGTGATGGACGTGGGCCAGTTCGCGACGCCGCAGCTCGTCCAGGTGGACAACGACGCCCTGTTGGACCTGATCGTGGGCGAACGCAACGGCAACATCAACTACTTCCGCAATACCGGCACCTCCGCAGCGCCCATCTGGACCGCCACGGAGGACTCGCTGGGCGGCGTGGTGGTGAACGAGTGGTGGAACGTGACGGGTTACAGCGTGCCCTGGATGTTCCTCAACAGCGACGGTGAGCGCGAGCTGGTGGTGGGCTCCGAATCGGGCTGGATCCACCAGTACAAGAACATCGACGGCAACCTGAACGGGGTGTTCACCCTGGTGGACAGCACCTTCCAGGAGATCCGCGAGGGCATGCGGAGCAGCATGACGCTGGTGGACATCAACGGCGACGGGCACCTGGATGCGTTCACCGGCAATTACCGGGGCGGCATCGGCTTCTGGCGCAACGACGCGGGCGTGGGCATCAATGGTCCGATGGCCGGTGCCGCGGCCACGCTGACCCTGCGGCCCAACCCGGCCGGCGACCGTGTGGAGCTGCTGCTCGGCGACGACTTCACCAACGGCATGACGTACCGCGTGGTGGGGCCCACCGGTCAGCTGGTGCTGAGCGGGCGGGTGGAACAGGCCCGGCAGGGCATCGACATCAGCCGGCTGAGCCCGGGCGCCTATGCGGTGTGGGTGGAAGGCGGTGCCGTGGCGCAGCGTGGACGCCTGATGGTGCTGCGGTAG
- a CDS encoding PKD domain-containing protein, producing the protein MNKNTLDPFERRLKDSLEEFEVPYNSADWAQLQRAMAGGTARSRLSKGGLLALLLTGGMVAAGTAYWLTSDEQIADMGTSPAVTVRSDASPESPSATQGTVDGEPEGGKVDGPVAGVSGTAEAALPAMPARSTTPTSAVAARIERGTTTGATVAAAVPPTAPSAKDDGTMAFSASVSEGCPGTAIQFTANGTPDDAIYLWNFGDGSFSNQARPDHTFAKSGKFEVMLSVSNPGGGTILSKPSSDLIVIHEAPEASFNAQKVEYEGHIPSVHFENRSIGGKHYAWDFGDGSSSAVAHPDHIYLKKGVYSVKLTVTNENGCMDTREREIRIERDYNLDAPQSFSPNGDGNDDLFMPEALRTLGVRFNLVIQDAGSGRKVYETADATRPWTGRVDNRGELCAAGEYVWMATIKEGAHLGDVVFNGKVSLVR; encoded by the coding sequence ATGAACAAGAACACGTTGGATCCATTCGAGAGGCGGCTGAAGGACTCCCTGGAGGAGTTCGAGGTGCCGTACAACTCGGCCGATTGGGCGCAGTTGCAGCGGGCGATGGCGGGTGGCACCGCGCGTTCGCGCCTGAGCAAGGGTGGGCTTCTGGCCCTGCTGCTCACCGGTGGCATGGTCGCCGCTGGTACCGCGTACTGGCTGACGAGCGATGAGCAGATCGCCGACATGGGGACCTCCCCTGCGGTCACCGTCCGGTCCGATGCGTCCCCCGAGAGTCCCTCTGCGACGCAAGGCACGGTCGACGGGGAGCCCGAGGGCGGGAAGGTCGATGGTCCGGTCGCCGGGGTCTCCGGTACAGCGGAGGCCGCTTTGCCTGCCATGCCGGCCCGCTCCACGACCCCGACAAGCGCGGTGGCCGCGCGCATCGAACGCGGCACGACGACCGGCGCGACGGTGGCGGCCGCTGTGCCCCCCACTGCCCCGAGCGCCAAGGACGACGGCACCATGGCCTTCAGTGCCAGTGTTTCAGAGGGCTGCCCGGGCACCGCCATCCAATTCACCGCCAACGGCACACCGGACGATGCCATCTACCTGTGGAACTTCGGGGACGGCAGCTTCAGCAACCAGGCCCGCCCGGACCACACCTTCGCCAAGTCGGGCAAGTTCGAGGTGATGCTGTCGGTGTCCAACCCCGGCGGGGGAACGATCCTCAGCAAACCGAGCAGCGACCTCATCGTGATCCACGAAGCACCGGAAGCCTCCTTCAACGCACAGAAAGTGGAGTACGAGGGGCACATCCCTTCGGTGCACTTCGAGAACCGCTCGATCGGCGGCAAGCACTACGCCTGGGACTTCGGTGACGGCAGCAGTTCGGCCGTGGCCCATCCGGACCATATCTACCTGAAGAAGGGCGTCTATTCCGTGAAGCTGACGGTGACCAACGAGAACGGATGCATGGACACCCGGGAGCGCGAGATCCGCATCGAGCGCGACTACAACCTGGACGCACCGCAGAGCTTCTCCCCCAATGGCGACGGCAACGACGACCTGTTCATGCCGGAGGCCCTGCGCACCCTGGGTGTGCGCTTCAACCTGGTGATCCAGGACGCCGGATCAGGCCGCAAGGTGTATGAGACCGCCGACGCCACCAGGCCCTGGACCGGTCGCGTGGACAACCGCGGCGAGCTCTGCGCCGCCGGCGAATACGTGTGGATGGCCACCATCAAGGAAGGCGCGCATCTTGGCGATGTGGTCTTCAATGGCAAGGTGAGCCTGGTGCGCTGA